Part of the Quercus lobata isolate SW786 chromosome 6, ValleyOak3.0 Primary Assembly, whole genome shotgun sequence genome, GGGAAAAGCTCAAATGCAATTACCAAACTGAAGGGCATTACCAGACAGAAACAGCCTTGTTATTTCCACTGAACTGAAATTTTGTCTGTCTCAATATTCTAAACCAATGAATCGTGAACAAAAACGACGGAGATTCAATGAAGCCCTTGTCAACATGCTTTATCCGCAACCTCCACCTTCTCCGCcagtaatctctctctctctctctctctctctctgtgtttctTGTACTGTAATGTGGATTGTAATTGTGTGACATTACAGCCagaagaggaggaggaaaaGCCAGTGAAGCTATTAGAAGAAGAGTTTGATGTGGATCTTACTTCAGGTTTCAATatctatataattattattattctctttttcaatttctttttagaataagaaaaattgattCTTGATTGATGATTTGACGATTGGATAAAATTCAGATGATTTGGAAAAGAGTAGTTGCTCTGCAAGTGATGATAATGATGACAACGAGTCTGGGACGCAGAAGCTGACAAGGGCACAGAGGAAGAGGCTTCGCAAGAAGAAGCTCAAGGAGGACGCTTCTCGCCGCGGGAAAATGATTGGGCCGTTGTTACCTTCAACAAAGGAAGTTGGTGATGATGATTGTACAGGTGGTGTTCGACAAAATGCCGCTGTGAATGTTGATGCTGCAAGTGATGAGTCAGGTGAGATTCTCAAACGCTAACCAAAAATGATGTTTATTTGGTAATCAATTTTCTGATATTGCTGAGGAGAGCAGCACATTGTAATTTGTATTGTATATATAGAATGTTGACAGTAATGGTAAGGttgattttttgcatttgtttagCAGAGCAACCAGCTTGTGCTAACCAGAAGAAACGAAAGCACAGAAGGATGGCTAAAAGGCTTGCAAAGGAAAGGTGCAAAATAGCTGATGTGGAGCATTGCGATCCAAAATAATCACCCTTCTGCAAAAGATTGGGGATTTTACTTGAAAACATGTGCTCGATGTTGAATTTTCTCCTTTGAAGTGTTGGAGCTGAAGATTCCTAGCTAGTGTCTCAAAGCAGATTCTTATTGTATATGATCCGATAAGTGGATTCATTACACATGTTGGAATCGCCGATGATGTAGAAATACGTTAGATTAGATCCATTGGAAATAGCATCAGGATGAATCTAGTACTGATCCTGATTGAAAGGTTGAAAAGGAAATCCTAGTGTGGGACTCTGTCAATTGCCCTTGTGGATCGCAGCATCATTTGATGTAAAATGGAGAGAGATTATACAGTAAAATTAGGAATTAGAGTTATCATATTTGGAGAGACTGGAATGAAAGAAATCATGATGGGAAAGTCAAAGATGTATAGCAGATTATTAAGTCTATTAAAGGTGATGTAAGGGGCAGAATAGTTAACGGAGTCAAGATGAAGAACTCAATCTTGAAGAGTAACTTATACTGCATTTGGAGACTGCAATGCcctgttttcaaaatttgagtcCTCACTCACACTGTTGCTATTCTGTTTGTAGTTTGTTGTGTAATCTGTACTTTCAATCTTTgaaatgcctttttttttacacctgAACTGATGAAAAGTATTTATCAGGAGAGGGTTATGAATCAACTTCTTGAGTATAAAGATTTGATCACTATTCACgaataaaaaagagaagaaaagaaaaggctttTATGTTTATATGGACCAGCACTATATTGTAATTGTATACGTATCAGAGAAGCAGTTTTTGTTGTGGAGTACTCTCACCTTATCTGTCTCTGATGCCTCACTTGAATCAACTCAAGTGTGAAAATTTCACTGTTTCTGATTTTAAGCCTCACCCACAactagagaagaaaaaaaatcaatttttacttaaattcaaattaaatccAAATCTAGTGGTAATCATAGATAATATTTTACTACTACTTCTGCTACTTCATTCATGTTTTAAAATAccaatattttaaaacaaagtttaattacaaaattggttttAGCTTAAAACTAtaatcttactcaataaaataaatattacaacatattttgaaaatctaaccgttgaattgtatattctttacactcttaatacacatgtcaaattttatgtcaattgaatattatatactatatgatttataagcttatattttatgtataattttaaactacaaaaactagtaatttaaacaatttattgatggcatagttattgatctttaattttctataaattttgcaagcatagagaatataagaagaaaatgtaatccaattgtGGAATTCTCAAAATTTACTTCcgataaaaagatattaagtaaagttatagtcttaggttacaaccaattttgtagctaaattttatcCAATACATTATCAAAGATACAAGAAAATGCATGGCCATTTGGTACCAAATAAGATGTAAAAATCTAGAAAGCTATAATACTACTAACACCACCATTTTTACGATAGTTGAATtggaagtttttatttattttcaccCGGTCTACTACTAACACCACTTAATTATCTATTATTCAAAACTTGTCACCTTTTTTGTTCTGAGCCCTTGTCCCTTGTTGTAGACAACCAAAGGGTAAAAAACTAGAAGGGAAACTCTTGACAATAGATTGGACTAGACCCACTAAAGGCATacttgacatgttttgtttGGTGCATAAAAGTGGTTTTAGAGaggaaattcaaattttctatatCACTATTCTGActtcaccaaaaaataaattggtttTAGTAGTGGaattcaaatcttttattttacttttcctACCCCACcaataaaagtaaattaaaacactgttctcctatttatttatcaaattaaaaaaaattaaaatacatatttttctacattaaattaaattccgctgcttctcaaaaaaaataataataattccgCTGCTAAGATCAATGTAGTTTTATTCATCTCTGTcaacgatatatatatatatatatatatattttttttttttttaaattgaaaggttactaatattattattataaacatttaaaaattctCTCTTGAACTCGTATAACGCAGTCAGGGAGTTCAGTCACTCCAGAAACTTGTTTGGGTACAAAAGTAAAATAGACAAGAGTAGGTTTAGCATTTTAACCAGcccatctctctctcaactccactctctcttcttctattCAACTTCAAGAGCTAAAACTAAAACCCCTAACCTAAAACCCAAAtcctcctcctctctctctctctttctccttcacAAACCAACAATGGTGGAGGTAAAGCTATCAGAGAGCCGAGACCTAACCCGGATAGAGCGCATAGGCGCACACTCCCACATCAGGGGCTTAGGTCTAGACTCTTCCCTCGAACCCCGCGAAGTCTCCGAAGGCATGGTGGGCCAGACCTCTGCCCGAAAAGCCGCCGGCGTCATCCTCCAGATGATCAGAGATGGCAAAATCGCCGGCCGCGCCGTCCTCTTAGCGGGTCAGCCCGGCACAGGCAAGACCGCCATAGCTATGGGCATGGCCAAGTCCTTAGGCCTCGAAACCCCATTCGCTATGCTCGCCGGCAGCGAGCTCTTCTCTTTGGAAATGTCCAAAACCGAAGCCCTAATGCAAGCCTTTCGCAAGGCCATTGGCGTGCGCATCAAGGAAGAGGCCGAGGTGATCGAAGGCGAGGTTGTTGAGATCCAAATTGACCGCCCTGCAGTTGCTGGGGCCGCCTCTAAGACCGGGAAGCTCACGCTTAAGACTACGGAAATGGAGACTGTTTATGACTTGGGTGCTAAGATGATTGAGGCTCTTGCCAAGGAGAAGGTGCAGAGTGGCGATGTCATCGCCATTGATAAGGCTTCGGGGAAGATAACAAAGCTTGGGAGGTCCTTTTCGCGGTCCAGGGAGTACGACGCCATGGGACCTCAGACAAAGTTCGTGCAGTGTCCTGATGGGGAGCTTCAGAAGAGGAAGGAGCTCGTGCATTCTGTTACTCTTCACGAAATCGATGTCATCAACAGCAGGTACTTCACTCTGTTTTATTGTGTGTTGGTTGGTTAtatctgttgttgttgttgttgttaaaatTTCACTCCTAGTAGATAAAGAAGGTTAAACAAGGTATCTGGTCTGTTAACTATGTTAGAAGTGATTATTAGTAGAACAAAGTTAGACAATTTAGTATATGTGCACCTTCTATAACTGAaacaaaatcgagtcttagTTCTGCGCAAAGTCAAGCTTACAGTTAtggcaaacaaagaaaaaccatTGGGTTACTGTAGATTGTGCTTGGCCTCTTAAACTATGTTGCTGCATATTATGTCTTTAATCATGATTTGATCTGCTCACATTGAGCATTCAGTTTTAAGGGTATCTTTCTTGTGGAAATAGGCGGATGTTGAATTTTGTTAAAAGTAATACTGCACAATTTACAGGTAATTGGGCTCATCTTATAAATAGGAAAACTTAAGCTACTGCTAAGTCTGTGATTTCCTTTTGGAATGAACATGTGTACTCAAATTATAAGGGACACGTACTGGTTTTTAccttggatatttttttttgaaaggataATTACACTTAACCAACCTTCGGTTTGGGGCGGTTGCACCTTGCCTACCCATGTTTTATTAAGTATCACTTTATCTAGCTGAGATGAGCTCTGTTATGCAGCCATAACTCACCTCTGTGCCTGaagttaaaaaaatgataataacatAAAACAAGCTAGTTCTTTCAAAATAGCCCTTTTCTTTCCCActtctctcactttctcttcTCACCAAATACACACCAGAAAATGAAATAACACTAAGGAGACGCTGGCTCTGATCAATTATTGAGAAGAGTACACAAATGAA contains:
- the LOC115994763 gene encoding uncharacterized protein LOC115994763 isoform X1 translates to MNREQKRRRFNEALVNMLYPQPPPSPPPEEEEEKPVKLLEEEFDVDLTSDDLEKSSCSASDDNDDNESGTQKLTRAQRKRLRKKKLKEDASRRGKMIGPLLPSTKEVGDDDCTGGVRQNAAVNVDAASDESAEQPACANQKKRKHRRMAKRLAKERCKIADVEHCDPK
- the LOC115994763 gene encoding uncharacterized protein LOC115994763 isoform X2: MNREQKRRRFNEALVNMLYPQPPPSPPPEEEEEKPVKLLEEEFDVDLTSDDLEKSSCSASDDNDDNESGTQKLTRAQRKRLRKKKLKEDASRRGKMIGPLLPSTKEVGDDDCTGGVRQNAAVNVDAASDESEQPACANQKKRKHRRMAKRLAKERCKIADVEHCDPK
- the LOC115994764 gene encoding ruvB-like 2, whose protein sequence is MVEVKLSESRDLTRIERIGAHSHIRGLGLDSSLEPREVSEGMVGQTSARKAAGVILQMIRDGKIAGRAVLLAGQPGTGKTAIAMGMAKSLGLETPFAMLAGSELFSLEMSKTEALMQAFRKAIGVRIKEEAEVIEGEVVEIQIDRPAVAGAASKTGKLTLKTTEMETVYDLGAKMIEALAKEKVQSGDVIAIDKASGKITKLGRSFSRSREYDAMGPQTKFVQCPDGELQKRKELVHSVTLHEIDVINSRTQGFLALFTGDTGEIRAEVREQIDTKVAEWREEGKAEIVPGVLFIDEVHMLDIECFSFLNRALENEMAPILVVATNRGITTIRGTNYKSPHGIPIDLLDRLLIITTKPYTEDEIRKILDIRCQEEDVEMSEEAKRLLTKIGVETSLRYAIHLITAAALSCQKRKGRIVEMEDINRVYHLFLDVKRSTQYLMEFQNQYINETADGDEEDANAMES